The Streptomyces sp. BHT-5-2 genomic interval TCGCGGCCGCCTTCCTCTCCGCCGTCGGCACCCTCGCGGTCTTCGCCGCGATCCTCACCGACGCCGCCCCGAGCTCGGTCGCCGCGGTCACCGCCGTCGTCTCCATCGCCATGGTCGCCTGGCTGCCCGGGCTCTCCGCCCGCTTCGCCCGCCTGCCCATCGGCTACCGGTCGCCCGACCAGATCGTCAAGGGCGCCCTGGAGTCCGGCTCCGGCTCCGAGACCGAGTCGGTCGACTTCGTGAAGATCGGCAACCAGGCCAAGCGCGGTCACGAGCTCCTGCTCGGCCTGGTCGCCGGCTGCTCCGCCCTGGTCGTCGGCTCCGCCGGTGCCGTCCTCGGCTTCTCCGACAACGTCTGGGCCCAGGTGCTGGCCATGGCCGCCGGCATCACGATCATGCTGCGCGCCCGGCTCTTCGACTACACCGCCCAGGTCGCCTGCCTGACCGTCGCCGGCATCCTCACCATCGTGCTGCTCATCCTGGGCATCTCGCTGCACCCGCCGATGGACATCTTCTTCACCCTGGAGCGCTTCCAGGACTCCGGCCCGCTGAACATCCGCACCGTCTGGTTCTCCAGCAGCATCGCGGTGGGCGCGGCCGTCCTCGTCGGCGTCGGCCTGGTCGTCCCGAAGAAGGGCGTCACCCCCTTCTGGGGCCGGATCTTCGACATCTTCGACGGCCTGGTCCTGCTGTCCCTGGTCCCGCTGTGCCTGGCGGTCCTCGACGTGTACGCCACCGTGCGCGGCCTCACCAGCAACTAGCGCACCACCGCACCGCCCGCGGAGACGGCCCCCCGACCACCCGGTCGGGGGGCCGTCTCCAGCTGGTACGCTGTCCGACGGTCCATCCGAGTCATCCAAGATTCCCTGTGACGCAAACCAGGGACGCTCGCGGGCCGGCATTCCCTAAGGAGTACGCGTGTCGCTCGACGCCGCCACGAAGAAGCAGATCATGGCCGAGTTCGCCACCAAGGAGGGTGACACCGGCTCCCCCGAGGTCCAGGTCGCGCTGCTCTCCCGCCGCATCTCGGACCTGACCGAGCACCTCAAGACCCACAAGCACGACCACCACTCCCGCCGTGGTCTGCTGCTGCTCGTCGGCCAGCGCCGCCGCCTGCTGCAGTACCTGGCGAAGAAGGACATCACGCGCTTCCGCGCGCTGGTCGAGCGCCTGGGCATCCGCCGCGGCGCGGCGGGCGCCAAGTAATCCATAAAAGTGCCGCATAGGGAGCGGTTCCCACAAGGGACCGCTCCCTTTGCCGTACGCACCGGACAGCCGTCCCGCCGCGCGGTGGACGGAAGCTTTGTAATCTGGTGCCATATCGCAAAAGCGAACACGGCAGGAGCGCCTCCTGGCCGCCGGTCCTCGGTAGTGGCCCCCGGGCCGTCCATGGCAGACCATGCGACGTCACTCCGGGTGCTTCGATCGAAGACCGGCCCGCACCGGCGCTCCGCCGAAGACGGTCCCCTGCCACACGGGCAGCGGACGCAGACGAGGAGATATTCCTGGTGGAGAACGAGACCCACTACGCCGAAGCCGTGATCGACAACGGCTCCTTCGGCACCCGCACCATCCGCTTCGAGACGGGCCGCCTGGCCAAGCAGGCCGCCGGCTCCGCCGTGGCGTACCTGGACGACGACACCATGGTGCTGTCGG includes:
- the rpsO gene encoding 30S ribosomal protein S15, which encodes MSLDAATKKQIMAEFATKEGDTGSPEVQVALLSRRISDLTEHLKTHKHDHHSRRGLLLLVGQRRRLLQYLAKKDITRFRALVERLGIRRGAAGAK
- the eccD gene encoding type VII secretion integral membrane protein EccD is translated as MSTSTGTGFCRVTVAAPDARIDVALPEDVALVDIYPEILRLSGQSQAEGAPTGYHLVRRDGTVLDAGQSLAQQQILDGDLLLLKPFAESLPLPVFDDVSDAIASAVKQNRSRWSDDLMRFLGLSAGVLLLVMMAFALWFSNPVDRDMHRLPGIIAGVVGVVLVVLAGVRARIYDDHASSIALGLASLPHLLIAGSGIFPVDPGAGPGRLHLLVGCVTVLIASVLLVVLLPRGDAPFVAAAFLSAVGTLAVFAAILTDAAPSSVAAVTAVVSIAMVAWLPGLSARFARLPIGYRSPDQIVKGALESGSGSETESVDFVKIGNQAKRGHELLLGLVAGCSALVVGSAGAVLGFSDNVWAQVLAMAAGITIMLRARLFDYTAQVACLTVAGILTIVLLILGISLHPPMDIFFTLERFQDSGPLNIRTVWFSSSIAVGAAVLVGVGLVVPKKGVTPFWGRIFDIFDGLVLLSLVPLCLAVLDVYATVRGLTSN